The Plasmodium brasilianum strain Bolivian I chromosome 6, whole genome shotgun sequence genomic interval tattattttttttttaagtaaaaaaataaaaaaattattagtagAATATTGAAATTATGTACGAGGACGTCATTGTCTGATAATAGACGCTCAGGTGAATGCCTTAAGCAGCAGCAATTACGTTTTTCTTTCGTGTTCGTTCCGTTTCATTCGTTCTTTTTCATTCGTTCCTTTTTATTCGTACTTGTTCATtcgttcttttttatttgttcctttttattcGTACTTTTTCATTCgttcctttttatttgttcttttttcttttttttaattttatgatataatattacGTTACCtatgtatttgtaaaaaaaaagaaaaaaaaaaaaaacataaagcACGCTAAGTTTAAATGAAACAGCATAtgagatttttttttagaaaaagtaaaaaaaaaaaaaaagatgaagaagaaCAATGTTAACATTAACAACAACATGTGATATGTATTAATAGGAcatggaaattttttttttttttttttaatttttaaagaacaTTTTAGATATGCAATGAACAACTTATATTGTAAATTCACAAATGATTCATTtccaaataaacaaaaaaaaaaagaaaaaaaagaaaaaatatttttcaagtataaataaaaaaatggacgctttatttttcgtattcttttttatactGTAGAAAAATGAGGTAAAACTTAATATCTTATATAACTTATTGTTAACCatgttttatttcttttctacttcaaacttaatatttaataggacaattttttttttaatagaattcatatttgtacatatacatatatatattatattatatatatacacacacagtaataattatataaaaaaaaaatttataatttgctaattcctttttttatacattttctaATTTTCCTTAATTCATGGAATATTGTGTTTGTCTACTATAGATTTCCGTTAGATATTTTTCGTCCATTTTTTTCAGagttttctttaatttatatgtatacatgttaTATCGGTAATTAGGCACACTAATTAATATTCGTATTGTctatatataactatttaTGAAAGCAATTTTAtgattttacaattttttgtgAGTTTGAGCATCTTAAATTttatacgtatgtgtatagaacatatatatatatatgtattttttttttttaacataaggacatattttgcaaaaaaaaaaaaaaaagtatacatGCTCAGAACATTTTAATcatgtatttataacatgatttaattaaacattattttacacgttactttttcttcttcgtaattttttttgtagttattatttaatagaataacatcttttttaatatttatctttcatagtaatgatattaatatttaatagaCTTGCAcgtttcattttttagtaGAATGCTTTTAAGCTGTTTCTCATAACTGCCTTGCATAGATATGATGTATTGAGAAAATCGCTAcccttaaaatttttacactttagacataaacatatatttttttttttcccattttttcttcatttttttgccATAATTTAGCATATATTTCGCCTACATTTTACCTACTTCCCTAATAtgttttgtctttttttaaaagaaatagcCATCATAGACAAATTTTACTCTGAAcagttcataaaaatttaactaTATAATACTACCAAACGtgggtacatatatatatgaaaagttTCAACTTTAgtgaaatattttcttctacATACCAACACAATATCTCAACTCCATCGGTATATTTCATCCACATTCCCCGGATTTAAGCcatattaatatactttCAGCGGAAGTACCCAATTTGCGGCTATACTGAAAAGATTACTGCCCTTAGAAGGTATATTTTCCTAGAATAGTGAGAATTAGCCTGACGAGATCAGAAATTTTGCAAAACGGTGACAGGCCCGCCTAACTCAGtcagaaaaaaggaaaaaatagtaaatcaAAATGCTGTTCTTAAGAAAAGGAAGGAAACTATCCACTTACCTTTCCACCGTAACCTTGTTGATAATATTTGCGATATCGAAATGTGACGCTTCTTCAAATGTAGAAAAGAAGGAACAAGATGATGTGCATAAGATTATAAGCGAATTGCGttttttagaaaaagtaGAAACGATTTTAGAACATAGTAACATGGGTGTATCTGATATTGAGGCAGATGAAAATGCCTATAATCCAGATAAAGATGCTCCAAAggaagaaatggaaaaattaatattgaAAGAGACTGAAGTTGATGGAAGCAATAATTTACGAAAGAGTAAAATACCGGAAAAAGAGttaattaagaaaaagaaaaatttacgTCTAATAGTTAGTGAAAATCATTCAACTAGTCCTTCCTTTTTTGAAGAATCACTTTTAGAAGAAGAAGTAGTATCTTTCCTACAGAGTAAAGGGAAATtatcaaatttaaaaaatataaaatcttTAATTATAGACTTAAATAATGACACATCTGATGAGGAATTagaaaagtatataaaaaagttggAAGAGAAGGGGGCTCATGTAGAATCAGATAAATTAGTAGGAGCAGATGATATcgatttaaaatatattaaagatgcagtaagaaaaggaaaaaagttcattaattttaaaaagcacaacaataataatatgttagaagtagaaaataaaatagagaaTTACTATGATGATATGCCTGAAATCATTAATAGTTATTCGGATGCTCAAAAAGGAAATGTGCTAAAAGTAGGTGAATCACCTTCATTCGCATCATCCACATCATCCTCATCATCGTCCTATAAATTCAATGATGAATTTAGAAATCTTCAATGGGGTTTAGATTTAGCTCGATTAGATGAAACACaagaattaattaataagaaTAGAACAAGAGAAACTAAAATATGTGTAATAGATAGTGGTATAGATTATAATCATCCagatttgaaaaaaaatattgacaTAAATTTAACTGAATTATATGGTAAAGCAGGTGTAGATGATGATAACAATGGAATTGTTGATGATATTTTTGGAGctaattttgtaaataaaacTGGAGATCCTATGGATGATAATTATCATGGTACACATGTTACAGGTATTATATCAGCTGTAGGAAATAATGGAATAGGTATAGTAGGTGTAGATGATAATTCTAAAATAATAGTATGTAAAGCTTTAGATCATCATAAATTAGGTAGGTTAGCAGATATGTTTAAATGTATTGACTACTGTATTAGTAGAAAAGCTGATATGATTAATGGTAGTTTTTCATTTGATGAATATAGtggtatttttaattcttccgTTGAATACCTTAGATCTTTaggtatattattttttgtttctgcTAGTAATTGTACACATGAAAAATCATCCAAACCTGATATAGCCAAATGTGATTTATCTGTTAATAATAGATACCCCCCTGTACTATCAACAATGTATGATAATGTTATTGCTGTAGCTAACTTAAAAAGAgatttaaatgataattattctttatcTGAAAACTCtttttatagtaatatttaCTGTCAAGTTGCAGCACCTGGAactaatatttattctactGCTCCATCTAATACTTATAGAAAATTAAACGGTACATCTATGGCTTCTCCTCATGTTGCTGCCATTGCTTCACTCATTTATTCAATTAATCCTAACTTATCTTATAGACAAATTGTAGATATATTGAAAAGTTCTGTTAAGAAACTTCCTTCTGTTAAGTCAAAAGTTGCATGGGGTGGTTACATTGATATCTATGAGGCGGTCGTAGCTGCTATCAATTCTAAAACCCACTATATCAAATCGCAGTCCTGGTTTAGCTGGAAGAAGAACAAAAGGGGCTAGTCAACATGTGCAGATAAGCATAATGGACAAAGGTGCAAAAAGCTTC includes:
- a CDS encoding subtilisin-like protease 1, whose product is MLFLRKGRKLSTYLSTVTLLIIFAISKCDASSNVEKKEQDDVHKIISELRFLEKVETILEHSNMGVSDIEADENAYNPDKDAPKEEMEKLILKETEVDGSNNLRKSKIPEKELIKKKKNLRLIVSENHSTSPSFFEESLLEEEVVSFLQSKGKLSNLKNIKSLIIDLNNDTSDEELEKYIKKLEEKGAHVESDKLVGADDIDLKYIKDAVRKGKKFINFKKHNNNNMLEVENKIENYYDDMPEIINSYSDAQKGNVLKVGESPSFASSTSSSSSSYKFNDEFRNLQWGLDLARLDETQELINKNRTRETKICVIDSGIDYNHPDLKKNIDINLTELYGKAGVDDDNNGIVDDIFGANFVNKTGDPMDDNYHGTHVTGIISAVGNNGIGIVGVDDNSKIIVCKALDHHKLGRLADMFKCIDYCISRKADMINGSFSFDEYSGIFNSSVEYLRSLGILFFVSASNCTHEKSSKPDIAKCDLSVNNRYPPVLSTMYDNVIAVANLKRDLNDNYSLSENSFYSNIYCQVAAPGTNIYSTAPSNTYRKLNGTSMASPHVAAIASLIYSINPNLSYRQIVDILKSSVKKLPSVKSKVAWGGYIDIYEAVVAAINSKTHYIKSQSWFSWKKNKRG